The sequence GCGAGGGTTTGTGTGAAGAAAAGAGGCATTTTCAAAGGGTGGTTTTGGTTTCGTAGAGGGTTTGCAATTCGGATTCACGGATGTCTTTGGTCGATGCTTCGTGTACCAATTGGCCCTGGAAGAGGATGCCAAATCGGTCTGCGAGCGCGAGGCCCCGCGCGAGGTCGTGTGTGACGAGGAAGATGGTGCGGCCTTCTGCTTTGAGGTCGGTGATTATGCTGGATAATACCGACTGAGCCGATGTGTCGAGGCCGGTGAATGGTTCGTCGAGCAGGAGGATCGATGGGTGGTGCAAGATGGCCCGAGCTATGGCCAGTCGCTGTTTCATGCCCCGTGAGAATTTTTGTATCCGATCGCGCTGGCGATTTTTCAGGCCAACGGCGAGGAGAACCTCTTCAATGCGGGTATTGAGGTTTTGGAGGCCGTACATGCGTCCGTAAAATGCGAGGTTTTCTCGCGCTGTGAGGTCGTCGTAGAGCATGGTTTGATGCGAGATGAATCCGATGTTTTTGCGTATTTCATGCGGATTGCGCCGGGTGTTTATACCGCTGACCCGGATGTCGCCCGCTGATGGTTTTGATAGTGTGGCGATGAGGCGCAACAGGGTCGTTTTGCCCGCTCCATTTGGGCCAAAGAGTGTAAAAATACATCCCGTTGGTACGGTGAGGTTTATATCTTGCAGGGCCGTGATATGACCAAAACGGCGGGTTGTGTTCTGTATGATGATGGCCGATGTGTTCATTAGTTGCTATCTGATAGATCAATGACTTCGGCTTTGAGGGCATTGCGCCTGTTTTTGTAATCGGTTTCCGAGAGGTTGCCGTTTTCATATCGCTCGTCGAGGTCGGCGATTTGTTCGAGCAGTATTGTGC is a genomic window of Gemmatimonadota bacterium containing:
- the ccmA gene encoding heme ABC exporter ATP-binding protein CcmA → MNTSAIIIQNTTRRFGHITALQDINLTVPTGCIFTLFGPNGAGKTTLLRLIATLSKPSAGDIRVSGINTRRNPHEIRKNIGFISHQTMLYDDLTARENLAFYGRMYGLQNLNTRIEEVLLAVGLKNRQRDRIQKFSRGMKQRLAIARAILHHPSILLLDEPFTGLDTSAQSVLSSIITDLKAEGRTIFLVTHDLARGLALADRFGILFQGQLVHEASTKDIRESELQTLYETKTTL